In the genome of Epinephelus moara isolate mb chromosome 14, YSFRI_EMoa_1.0, whole genome shotgun sequence, the window GTAACCATCATGGGTGTGCCTGCTACCTGAGTGCTGCTGAGTTTCACATGCTAGTGTCAATTTAGTAAGTAACCCCAAAGAAATCCTCAATGTAGTGTGACGTACTGACGAACTGCACTTAACTCCTTTTACAGTGTGCCTACTGGTGCAAAGGGGCGGGTGACACAAAGCAAATGGGACATGGCTTCAGATGAATAATCTTGGCTGGCCTTGAACCAAAGAAACACTAAATAGACCATCAGGGCAAAGCAGTGGGGTGTCAGAGATGGTCCAGGGGATTGGACAACAAGGAGATACACACTTACTGACACCCAAACAACACACGACCAATTACTTGAGACATAAATATATTACCTGGCAGAGCAAAGATGAGTTTCCGTGCTCCATCAATGTCAACTGTGGCAAAGGTAGTAGGAAGACTGAGGAACAGAAACCCACAGGTCATTAGTTTTCCTTCAGACTTCATAATAGTACAAGAAGCCGTGCTAGCATCAGTAATAGCACTATAATCATAGGCAATAGtggtagcagcagtagtagaagaagaagcAAAATAAGTGTAATAGTAGTTAAAGCATATTAGCAGTAGTAGAAGAAGTAGTTGATGGGGCAGCAGTAGAACTTTTGTAGTGACTAATAAATACAGTGAAAGTTGCAGTAGTAGTGGCAGTAGAAAGTGCAGCAGCATCAGTACGAAAATATATGAATGAGTTTGTGTTATTTATCACCAGGGATCAATAAGAAAACGAGTTTGCATATAGAAAAACAAACGTTCCCCCATTATACATTACCCCTGTCCCCAATCTCACCCTGGCTTCATGAAGACTCGTCCAAAGTGGATCTGAGCATGAAGGTCAATATCCAGCACCTGCTTTAGGTAGTCCTGgtaagacacacaaacagatagATGGAGAGTAACAAACTGTGAGACTGTACTGTTTTATATATGTTGttagagcagaaaacaaacctGGAGGATAAACAGTATGCAAACAAATATACTGTGAAAAAAGGCTGGAAAGAATTTGGCTTCTTCCTTATGAAAGATCAGAATATCTACTCAGCATGTCAGTCAGTGAGAGGAGCTTGATCTTAGGTGAGAGGTTACCTTCTCTCCCATGGACACACCCCCTGAGGTGATGATGACATCGGCGCGACTGATTCCCTCATGGAGAGCTGACAGCAAGTCATCAGGGCtgcaaacacaagtatgaaacATTAAACTTTACCAAGTTGTGTTACTCAGCCTTCTGTGGCTGTGAAGGATATTCATTTCGTAAAGTCTGACAAAATAACCTtgttgatgtcacagtgatgtcaacGGGATTATATTGGATTGGGCTTTAAAACTGAATACTTCATCCACAACATgaccatttatatatatatcaatcaCAGTAACAcatcaccctgtgttatgttgaatttgtgaagtaaATGCAGTTTttcctcacatgcctccacggtgaatgaagaatcaaaaaccagagaaaattcttgatgaatttaagtaaaCAGGGTCCATGTtataacaaaagcaaaactatatcaaaacatctgtttaaaaactgtcacacaattcaattcaatttaatctTATTTAAGTATTTTCAAAAGTTGGAGAGCACTGAGcataaatgaaacttggattttactgcatgagttgtgtaagagtttgtaacAGATGTCTtaacatagttttgctgttgttaaactccCACTTTTGGATatgcttattagttttattattagttattttgTATAACATTTTTGTTCTTGTAGCCCTTTTCTTTGTAACAGGCTTTATCTACATCAGTCTGCTGCAGTAAGCAGTTTCCAACATTTCCCAGTGTGCCTGTGCCAGGGACAGGGCATGAACTTCTTCGATTTGTATAAGCCTAAAATGCTCCTACTTGTCTCCAACGATGCCCAAGTTGATGGTGGGATATCCGTGTTCCTGGATAGTGGACAGCAGAGTTGAGCGGTTGGAGTCTCGGATTTTCCCTGGGTGGAGGTCATCCTCTGGATTCAACAgctacacacatacaaacacagaggAGCTCAAATGGTATCTTGAGTAGAGACACAAAAATCTAAATGCAAAGATCAAAAGAAAAGTCTGTGTGTATTTCCATCTGTTGGTGTGTATGTACCTCGTTTCCAGTGGACATGACGGCCACCACAGGGAACTTGTGCACGCTGACCTCAGTCACTCCCACTGTAGCCAGCAGGCCGATCTCTGACGGGCCCATATGTGTCcctttagccaacacacactccCCTCGCCTGATGTCATGACCTATTGgcctgtacaaacacacacacacacacgttacaaTCAGAATTAGCCAGCAGCTCTGATAAATATTAGTCTCCACTTATTTCCTTTAGCAGAATGTGGTTTGTTTTTACCTGATGTCCTGTCCGGGACGGGCCTGGACCATAATCCTCACCTCCAGTTCCTCTGTGCCCTGAAATAAACAGGCCTGTCAGTATCACCATACCTGCTAACAAAACACAACCTGTCCAGACACAGTGGTGAAGAAATGCCACCACCGAGCCCACTGGCAAGCACAAAAATTCAAACTAGACAGAATAACGGTGACTTACATCCTCAGACTCCCTCAGAAGCTCTGTATCTTCCACCTGGACCACTGCGTCGGCTCCACAAGGAATCGGAGCCCCGGTTGTCACCCTCATCACCTGACCTGGCATCACTGTATGGGTGGGCTGCaaacaaatatacacacacacacacacaacttattGATGCTGATGCAAATTTATTACCACAAGATAACTAGCAACATTAGTGGAATGACATAATCAGACTTTTAATGTCTCCACAGACGTAAACTCAGTCATAAAACACACCATCTGCCATCTGACGTCTATATGATTTCCTGGAGAAGCTCTCACCATAGACATTTATATGTAGGGGTGATAGctatacatttttttagcaAGATAGTTTTCACAAAAGAAGAGAAAGCAGGTTATAAACGAGCTACACCGAAGTTGCATGACTTCAACATCACCACAACAAGGAGGCTGTAAAACCATGTTTGgcatgatgacattctgtagtctcattcagccacttgttagcaacaacctttttaaagacatgtcaaagcttcaaaattcacgatcggggtatttactgatgtattttatgttgtactAGTACTTCTAGTGAAGGTAGTATATTTATTTAGCAGTGTTCCTTAATGCTGGACATAGATGGTGGGATTTGTATAAGTAAGTGCTAATAGTTGTGTTGTTAGCAGTGCTAGCTCCTGTGCTGTAATACCTATAGTACtaggttttattatttattactgtAACATAAGTGTTAGTGTATTAGAGCTGACCTGTTGTCCGGCCTGTGATTCTCCCATGATGAAGCGATCTCCCGGGCCGTCAGCAGCTACAGGTCAATGACAGTGTTATTGATCAGTTTAATTATTTCAATTAGACCATGACTATTAATTTTTAAACTCAAGTGGCTGCCAAAAGGACAGTCTATATAGAGAATACTGTGTGAAGAAGTTGCTTTTTAATTCATTCAGTGCCAACCAGTGAATAAATGTAAATCCACAGATGAGTGTAGATGTCAGTTAAGTCACATTTAATGGCATTGTGACAGATCCTGGTTTACATTTATACCCCTGATGTAATGTTAATCTTACGCTGTATAGTAACAGATAGTATTAGTGGTCTCACCTCGTACAGCGTAGCCATCTTTAACGGAAGCAGGGAATGGAGGAAGGTTGTCTTTGGCATAGATGTCCTGAGCGAGCACTCGACCCAAACCGTCTAAAAGAGTGAGCCCAAGCTGAGTCAGTAACAGCAAACACTACGATCATACCAACAACACACACTGGGCCTCATGCATCCTAAGTGATACCCGAACACATTTCCTCTTATTTTTGTCCATATTCATGATTTGCTCGTATTTTCTTTGTACCAATTGATTTCTGGGattcaccagtgttttcttatttttgctcttctctAAGGTACGAGAAAATTGTACGAGCGGCTGACAGCACTTTAAccaagatgagaaaaaaaacgtCTTATTTTCACAGTCCACAAATTATTTGTCCaacgtgaataaaatatttttaaatttgaagAACATAAAAAAGTGCATGAATATCACAatcacatttatatatattattttttttagagaaATAACCATGATTGAACTAAAAGACTACTGGTCCACTGATCCCAAAGAAGACTATGAAAAGCCTTGGATGATACTGTGTTCAGTTTCTGAATGGCTTTCATACTGGTCATACAGGTCTGACACAGAGAGCACTTCTTAGAGATCGCACAGATTGGTTTGATGAGGTGGATGAATGGCTGCTGAGCTGTTTCAGACTGACAAGAGCGCTGCTTTTAaaaccatttcatttcatttcagtccCTATGCATCTATctgctgaattttttttttttctgcacttagcacttttacttttaatacttaataCATTTTCCTAATTGTACTTACAATGTTTTCCtcaagtaacattttcaatgcaggattTTTACTAGAGTAGATTTTTGAAAGTGTGGTATTAGTAGttttacttatatatatattttcactgctggaaagatggtcttttcattaAACCAGGCTGTCTAAGATGCAGAaggatgcaaatacttttgaaattaactacatgatcagagaaaacagggaaaaagagactgtggcatttgcttttactcaagaggtagaaaaccttcAAGTACAAGAATGCTCTGCTCTGCACCGGACCAATAACACTCTGGCTGGTAGGAGATGTAATGCGAATTTGGCCATTTAACACAATGATAGCCGACTGGGAACAAAAAATCTCAAATTATAGTTAAATGGAGACAAGAACTAGTGAGCGCACTTACAGGATCTTGGTTTATTTTGATGagtgctgcttagttttaccgtttgatctcctttttttttcagcctttgtttttattgtgcagGAAAtagtatggcgcccacttcctgttcacaaagagtcactattacagctaaacagtgcactaaaatatgacATTGTACAGAGAAACATTTTAGCTGAAgtgcagtaacaaaatcttggCACCGTCTAGTATTACAGTTTGATTGGAGTTTGGAGTTTGAGAGAGCGAAAGGCAGGTCTGTCTCTTGTGTCAGCATGGGTGGCGGGTATTATGGAAATGCAGAAGTACGGCCTATACTTCAAGCAACAGCCTGGGAGGACAGTGAAACTGTAGCCAGATGAGCTATTTTGCATCATCCGCATCACCCGGTGGAGTTTTGCTGAGAGCAGTGCAGAGAGATCTAGGTTCTGGTTACATGAAGGGAAGTGTACCgcagttcatttacacaaacTACTCACATTGTTgtgatacagagctggttgaaaatcagcgaAGTATCCTTtaaagtaaaggatctgaatactgagtcatcactgctgctgaaatggcatttacagcatcacaaatgtttggtcattgctgcatttctgaTTTTCCTGTAACACCAGTACAGACATTCACAAATTAACTTGTAATTTGTTTAAGCTTGTTTAACAGTACATTGATTTCACTACTGCAGAAGTTCTCCTTCTTGCAGCCTTTTTTGGTATCATCTCTCCATCCTTGGGCACGTGCCAGAGTCTTTGCACACGGCACAACACCAGCCCTTACATAGTGTTTAGGGGGGTGTTACGTATGCTAATAGGTTACATGTGAACAAGTGGGATTCGTCACTCAGCACACCTGGGTATGAGCAGATTTGGACAGTTAGGAACATTTGGTCCATCTGGAGTTGATTTCTCCTAATTATTTTTCCCTCTtaacagaaaagaaagaggaaaaggaagaaaagagaaaattaaagagATGATAATACGCCTATATGCCTGTGCACAGACAAATatctacagtacacacacacacacacacacacacacacacacacacacacacacagatttctGGAGACTCACCTCTGTAGTTAATGACTTCAATTCCCAGAATAGGTGTCATCTCTAGAACAGTGATGAAGGCTTTGTCCATTGACGTCAATGGGAAAGGAGACATGCGATGACGACGTGCCACTTTACTGATGTCCACCGCACTGTGGCCtgcacacgtgcacacacgcacgcacgcacgcacgcatgcgcgcgcgcacacacacacacacacacacacacacacacacacacacacacacacacacaattaaagAGAATGGGTGTGAGTAAGTAGTGAACATGATAcattaaacaataacataatgttttaaaatttgCCACAGTGAAGTAAGTTTGTGTTGCAAGGTTGGCAtgttaatgacacacacacagacacacaaacacacagacacagacacagacacagacacagacacacactgaactTACTGGCTCTCAGAATGTTCTCATTACTGCCACATCGTGACTGaacctgcagagagacagacagatattcTATATTTGGTCATTGGTTGATgcatacagtcaggtccataattatttggacaatgatacagttgtcgtcattttggctctgtacaccaccacaatgggttttaaatgaaacaatgaatacctgcttaaagtgcagactctcagctttcatttaagacttttttcaaaaatgtagtatgaaccgtgtaggaattacaaccatttcttcacacagtcccccaactctaagggctcataagtatttggacaaactaacataaTCATCAATTAAACAGNNNNNNNNNNNNNNNNNNNNNNNNNNNNNNNNNNNNNNNNNNNNNNNNNNNNNNNNNNNNNNNNNNNNNNNNNNNNNNNNNNNNNNNNNNNNNNNNNNNNNNNNNNNNNNNNNNNNNNNNNNNNNNNNNNNNNNNNNNNNNNNNNNNNNNNNNNNNNNNNNNNNNNNNNNNNNNNNNNNNNNNNNNNNNNNNNNNNNNNNNNNNNNNNNNNNNNNNNNNNNNNNNNNNNNNNNNNNNNNNNNNNNNNNNNNNNNNNNNNNNNNNNNNNTGATCCAAAGCACACCACCTCATCAGTGAAGCATGGTGGAGGTACTGTTATGTCATGGCCATGTATGGCTGCCAGTGGAACTGGTTCTCTTGTATTTATTGATGATGTGACTGCTGACAAGAGCAGCAGGATGAAAGCTGAAATGTTTGGGGCACCATTATCTGCTCAGATTCAACTAAATGCTTCAAAACTCATTAGACGATGCTTCACAGTGCAGATGGACAATGACCTGAAGCATACTGTGAAAGCaaccaaagacatttttaaggcaAAGAAGTGGAATGTTCTGCAATGGCCAAGTCATATCATCTGACCTGAATCCAACTGAGCATGCGTTTCTCTTGCTGAAGCCAAAACTGAGGgcaaaacacccaaaacacaagcaGGAAGTGCAGACGGCTGCAGTAAAGGGCTGGCAGAGCATCACCAGGGAAGAAACCCAGCATCTGATGATGCCTATGTGTCCAACACTTCAGGCAATCATTGACTGTAAAGGATTTGCAACCAAGTATTAAAACTGACTGTTTAATTGATGAttatgttagtttgtccaaatacttatgagcccttaaagttgggggactgtgtgaagaaatggttgacatttctacacggttcatactacatttttgaaaaaagccttaaatgaaagctgagagtctgcactttaagcaggtattcattgtttcatttaaaacccattgtggtggtgtacagagccaaaatgacgacaactgtatcattgtccaaatatttatggacctgactgtatatatggAAGGGATGATTTAAATACCTCTCCTTCATAGCAGGGCAGTCTGGCAAAGGTTTTTATGTTGATTTATCTATTAATAATGTCTAATACACAGGACATGGAAACATACATAACAGGAATTCTTGCTGTGACGTTCAAAACCAGCACACCAGCAGCTGTGTGTCTAATTCCGTGATTGCACAGAACAACACAGgattattaaaaattaaaacaggaatCAGTATGGAGTCTGATGAATATATCAGTCCAATTCTGTTCCTTAATCACATATCAGATATCAGCTGGTGTGCTGGAAGTTCTCCTAACACAGCTTTATCAAAACAGTTTGTAAAAcctgtgatgacattttactttCTCCATATACCATATTtgtattcattgttatttttaatactATGCTCTGACAGATGTAGCATCTTTTTCTCAAGTTGTCTCTGTCttgattttaatgtgaaaactgTGCTTGACACTGAATACAAATTGAATTCCATAAAATTCTTTAATAAATTCAGTATTCAAATACAAGCCATGTCCggtgcaaaaaaataaaggtcAACAATAAAgagcaattaaaaaaacattgaggAGTTTTGGAAATTCCTATAATCTTATGACTAAAATGGTAAATTCAACATCAAGAAAATTTCAAAAGCACTAAAGCCAACAAAGCGTGTCCTGCTCACCACTGTGTTGCTCTCACTATTTTAATAGAAATACTATTTTCATTCACTCATTATTCCAATCTCCTGCTTTTTTGATCAATGCTACAGAGaaacttcagtgttttttatcctggaccctattttccagtgtttttgtgtctaagtgactaatgcaaaaaactatttttgaaattggtccagcaCCATTAATGTACATCtgctaaaagtttttttttttttgccactgacaggctcagaatgttattaaaatggctgacaaaattatggaaaggatccctacaagaaaaaaaaaatgttttctttacctttcacttgatccAGTCTGTTGGTTATTGCTGTGTTTAGCCAAGTCTCGTTCTGAGAGAAGTGTCATTCTGAAATCTCATGGACTTTCCCCAAATTGTTAAAAGCAGCTCCATATTAAGCCGTGACATCAAAAATCTTTTAGAAAGCACTAAGTTTTCCACTGTTGTATTCCTGCAAAAAGTCACCTTTCACCACATTTTTGAACAAGACTTCAGCAAGACttattcacatacacacactaacaatcagatcagatcaagcaaaatgtgaagaaaaatgtttaatttctctgtagggatcctttccataatgttgtctgacacaatctgagcctgtcagtggcaaaaacaagcacttttagagGACGTACATTGACCATGCACTTCCAGCTGCAGTGCTCTCtcccaatttcaaaaattgttgtctccattagtcacttagatacaaaaacatgggaaaatagcatccaatataaaaaataaaaaacaaaacacattgaTCAAAAAGAAAGATATTAAACATTGATCTTTACCTTTTGCCTGATCCGGTCTGGTTGATAGTGTGTTTGACTGAGTGCCGCTGAAGGAGAAATCTCGTTCTGAAATCTAGTGAGAGGTGACTTGTTGTAGGAAGACAGTGGGAAGCTTAGTGCAATCTTAAAGtttttttgatgtcatactgaatatttagctgatttcaaTAATGTGGGAAAAGGCGTCAagatttcagaacaagacttcTCCGAGAGCGAGACTTAGTTAAACACAATAACAACCAACAGACCGGATCAAGCTGAAGGTAAAGAAAAAGGTTGTTATCTCTGTGggggtcctttccataatgtcgtcagacattttaataacaatgtgagcctgtcagtggcaaaaacaagcactttaagtggacgtacattgatgGTGTGCTATTGCTCCGAAGATTACACCGCAGCCTGTTTCACTACTGTGGCTGCAGTATTTTtcttaatactggaccagtttcaaaagttgttactcccattagtcacttagacacaaaacatgggaaaatagggtccaccttgaaaaataccaaagttacccttgaAGTTATTGTCAATGAAAGTCAACACGTCCTGCACATTTCAAATTGAAAGAAAAGCAGACATAGTCCATACACTGAATCATGCAAGCCCCCTACAATGTAATGACATAATTCAACATTTCGACATTTCATCAGATTTGCCTGATCAGGACCTTGTTGGTCAAAATGTCGAATCATTACGTCCTTATTATCACCATTATTTACTTATTTCTAGGACAGGAGACTAattcagagcagcagagtggtGAGTGAGACATGACTCTGTTGTTGTATTGATGGAATTAGTGCTGTGGAAAGTTTTGAGTTTACATTcatagaaaattaaaatgcaagcGTTAAAAAAACAGAGGTTTGTTGCTAAAATATGACAGCATTTAAATAGGAATAAAGGCCTAAAAACTGGTTATATAAATTAAGGCCTGGATCTCTTTGCTTTTGAGGTAAATAAAGGCCACTATTTACACATGACCTTTGAGACAATTCCAACAAAATTTGagttttttccatttccattgcCAATCCTGCAATATCAATTGGGACAAATTTTACGTGAATGTACCACAACTGAAGatatttatatttcagtttttgcCAAACCTCACAGTCTCATTCACTCCCATTCAATTCCAAACAGCACACAAGTCCCGAGACTTCTAACCTAAGGGTAATCCATCACTGTGAGCGCGAGGCCAACAGTCTCGTCCGAGTAACTTTTACATTTGGTCTCATTAATACACCCATTTGTAGGTCAAACTGAGACAGGATTGGGAGTCACATTTAGTATGCCAATCCATGCTGTAGTTAGTGATCTCAATGGTTACATTGGGACCGAATTGGCAACCTCTTCTTCTCTGGGAGTTTGTTATAATTAGTGATATCACCATCAGAAATAAACCTACAGTGACCAAAACAGTTGGGGAATCCAGGAAATAAGCAAAAAACTCTAATCATGCAGGAACTGtcctttgttgtcttttttttctatcgGGAAACGCTGAGACAGCTTTCCACTATCAGCAGTAATGATGCATTTATTCTTTGCATGCGTTATGAATCTTGCAAAGCATATATAAGGAGCTTTTCATTTCATGCAAAGTGCCACGTTTTCATATCTGTTTTTATGGTTGAaagattttaattttcaaatccTTATTTCTTAGTGctcgtgtgtgtttgtgtgtatgcatgtatgaAAGTTGGTGTGTACCTTGGGTGTCGGGCATGAGGCGGTGGAAAGGCGGGAGGTCGCCTGTGTTGCCCGTGGTGACTCGGAAGGGGTGGAGCTTAAAGAGGCTGAATCTCGAGGAAGCACCTGAACGCCTCGAGAAATGATAGAGTCCGggatctacacacacacacacacacacacacacacacacacacacacacacacatatacacacacttaaTGCTAGTCAAGGAATTTTCTtcagttgtttttctgtcaacTAAAGCTGTGTCTACATGACACATGGATTTATGATATGAAAACTACTAAAGCTCTAATCTGGTGAAGCAACAAACTCGTATTACTGCACATAACTGAAACAAATAGGGGAGTGCCctatttttccttttcattcatgttagatttttttctccttgtgtTGCATTCGACTTGGTGAACTTTCACCACAAGTTACGAGAACATACACAGCAAAATCATCCATGTGTCCTTACAAGATCACTGCTGCTCGATGCTTCAGCTACACTTCAGCATTTTGAAGAAGAAACACAGTAACTGTGATGGCAATATCaagtgtggcatatcaagatgctgattaaacagcatgattACTACAAAGGTGTGGCTTGGGATGGTCACATTAAAAGGACACTCTTTAATGTGCAGcgtgatcaca includes:
- the gphna gene encoding gephyrin a isoform X3; translation: MAADGMVLTNHDHQTRVGILTVSDSCFKNLAEDRSGVNLKDLVHDPSLLGGVIAAYKIVPDEIDEIKDTLLEWCDEQQLNLILTTGGTGFAPRDVTPEATREVIEREAPGMALAMLMGSLNVTPLGMLSRPVCGIRGKTLIINLPGSKKGSQECFQFILPALPHAIDLLREATVRVKSTHTALEQLPSPSPLLANTHINTHTNTHTMERGTQCEEEEDEEEDRRRGRHVHNHHHHQHSSSHITAAAIAAKIPDSIISRGVQVLPRDSASLSSTPSESPRATQATSRLSTASCPTPKVQSRCGSNENILRASHSAVDISKVARRHRMSPFPLTSMDKAFITVLEMTPILGIEVINYREGKIIRRNQLQMDQMFLTVQICSYPDGLGRVLAQDIYAKDNLPPFPASVKDGYAVRAADGPGDRFIMGESQAGQQPTHTVMPGQVMRVTTGAPIPCGADAVVQVEDTELLRESEDGTEELEVRIMVQARPGQDIRPIGHDIRRGECVLAKGTHMGPSEIGLLATVGVTEVSVHKFPVVAVMSTGNELLNPEDDLHPGKIRDSNRSTLLSTIQEHGYPTINLGIVGDNPDDLLSALHEGISRADVIITSGGVSMGEKDYLKQVLDIDLHAQIHFGRVFMKPGLPTTFATVDIDGARKLIFALPGNPVSAVVTCNLFVIPALRKMQGILDPRPTIIKARLSCDVKLDPRPEYHRCILTWHHQEPLPWAQSTGNQVSSRLMSMRSANGLLMLPPKTEQYVELHKGEVVDVMVIGRL
- the gphna gene encoding gephyrin a isoform X4: MAADGMVLTNHDHQTRVGILTVSDSCFKNLAEDRSGVNLKDLVHDPSLLGGVIAAYKIVPDEIDEIKDTLLEWCDEQQLNLILTTGGTGFAPRDVTPEATREVIEREAPGMALAMLMGSLNVTPLGMLSRPVCGIRGKTLIINLPGSKKGSQECFQFILPALPHAIDLLREATVRVKSTHTALEQLPSPSPLLANTHINTHTNTHTMERGTQCEEEEDEEEDRRRGRHVHNHHHHQHSSSHITAAAIAAKIPDSIISRGVQVLPRDSASLSSTPSESPRATQATSRLSTASCPTPKVQSRCGSNENILRASHSAVDISKVARRHRMSPFPLTSMDKAFITVLEMTPILGIEVINYRDGLGRVLAQDIYAKDNLPPFPASVKDGYAVRAADGPGDRFIMGESQAGQQPTHTVMPGQVMRVTTGAPIPCGADAVVQVEDTELLRESEDGTEELEVRIMVQARPGQDIRPIGHDIRRGECVLAKGTHMGPSEIGLLATVGVTEVSVHKFPVVAVMSTGNELLNPEDDLHPGKIRDSNRSTLLSTIQEHGYPTINLGIVGDNPDDLLSALHEGISRADVIITSGGVSMGEKDYLKQVLDIDLHAQIHFGRVFMKPGLPTTFATVDIDGARKLIFALPGNPVSAVVTCNLFVIPALRKMQGILDPRPTIIKARLSCDVKLDPRPEYHRCILTWHHQEPLPWAQSTGNQVSSRLMSMRSANGLLMLPPKTEQYVELHKGEVVDVMVIGRL
- the gphna gene encoding gephyrin a isoform X1, which gives rise to MAADGMVLTNHDHQTRVGILTVSDSCFKNLAEDRSGVNLKDLVHDPSLLGGVIAAYKIVPDEIDEIKDTLLEWCDEQQLNLILTTGGTGFAPRDVTPEATREVIEREAPGMALAMLMGSLNVTPLGMLSRPVCGIRGKTLIINLPGSKKGSQECFQFILPALPHAIDLLREATVRVKSTHTALEQLPSPSPLLANTHINTHTNTHTMERGTQCEEEEDEEEDRRRGRHVHNHHHHQHSSSHITAAAIAAKTSHAVVMAKGGPYLPGNTPDPPTHFTCSCTHDQQIPDSIISRGVQVLPRDSASLSSTPSESPRATQATSRLSTASCPTPKVQSRCGSNENILRASHSAVDISKVARRHRMSPFPLTSMDKAFITVLEMTPILGIEVINYREGKIIRRNQLQMDQMFLTVQICSYPDGLGRVLAQDIYAKDNLPPFPASVKDGYAVRAADGPGDRFIMGESQAGQQPTHTVMPGQVMRVTTGAPIPCGADAVVQVEDTELLRESEDGTEELEVRIMVQARPGQDIRPIGHDIRRGECVLAKGTHMGPSEIGLLATVGVTEVSVHKFPVVAVMSTGNELLNPEDDLHPGKIRDSNRSTLLSTIQEHGYPTINLGIVGDNPDDLLSALHEGISRADVIITSGGVSMGEKDYLKQVLDIDLHAQIHFGRVFMKPGLPTTFATVDIDGARKLIFALPGNPVSAVVTCNLFVIPALRKMQGILDPRPTIIKARLSCDVKLDPRPEYHRCILTWHHQEPLPWAQSTGNQVSSRLMSMRSANGLLMLPPKTEQYVELHKGEVVDVMVIGRL